A region from the Neomonachus schauinslandi chromosome 2, ASM220157v2, whole genome shotgun sequence genome encodes:
- the C2H4orf3 gene encoding uncharacterized protein C4orf3 homolog translates to MEEGAAAEDGRDGPRERLGFGEAGRQQQNHEVRSQSRADRFPKHSYWLDLWLFILFDVVLFIFVYLLP, encoded by the coding sequence ATGGAGGAGGGCGCAGCTGCGGAAGATGGTCGGGACGGTCCCCGAGAGCGGCTAGGCTTCGGTGAAGCAGGGAGGCAGCAGCAGAACCACGAAGTGCGGTCTCAATCCCGGGCCGACCGGTTTCCAAAGCATTCCTACTGGTTGGATCTCTGGCTCTTCATCCTCTTCGATGTAGTGTTGTTTATCTTCGTGTATCTTTTACCATG